Proteins encoded within one genomic window of Salmo trutta chromosome 11, fSalTru1.1, whole genome shotgun sequence:
- the LOC115202031 gene encoding neuropeptide Y receptor type 2-like: MDTESQVNITPMEDWANSSRLACEFSNCRNNFPDLEDSTKLVGVQVILILAYSTIILFGVIGNSLVIYVVYKFKTLHTVTNFFIVNLAVADLLVNTLCLPFTLINTLHGEWRFGQALCFMLPFSQGMAVHVSTITLNIIALDRHRSIVYHLETKMSKEMCAAVIIMTWAISAVLASPLAIFREYGTFDLSPEQSIQVCTEKWPGSGMDGTIYSISMLLLQYCLPLAINSFAYIRIWSKLKNHVSPAGRNNRHQRKRKTTKMLVIVVVVFAVSWLPLHAFQLAIDIDNSVLEMKDFKLLFTMFHIVAMCSTFVNPILYGWMNNNYRTAFLSVCKCSQPVNSGSRNTMSRKTLREKDLSDTDFKATKV; encoded by the coding sequence ATGGATACTGAAAGTCAAGTAAACATAACTCCAATGGAGGATTGGGCAAATTCTTCTAGACTTGCTTGTGAATTCTCAAACTGCCGCAACAACTTTCCAGACCTGGAGGACAGCACAAAGCTGGTGGGAGTGCAAGTGATCCTCATCTTGGCTTACAGTACCATCATACTGTTCGGAGTCATCGGAAACTCCCTGGTGATATATGTGGTGTACAAGTTCAAAACTCTGCACACCGTCACCAATTTTTTCATTGTGAACCTGGCTGTGGCGGACCTGCTAGTGAATACTCTATGTTTGCCCTTTACTTTGATCAATACTCTCCATGGGGAGTGGAGGTTTGGCCAGGCATTGTGCTTCATGCTGCCCTTCTCCCAAGGCATGGCCGTGCACGTTTCCACCATCACGCTCAACATCATCGCCCTGGACCGCCACCGGAGCATCGTCTACCACCTGGAGACCAAGATGTCCAAGGAAATGTGCGCCGCTGTCATCATCATGACGTGGGCCATAAGCGCAGTTCTGGCCAGCCCGCTCGCCATCTTCCGGGAGTACGGGACGTTTGACCTTTCGCCCGAGCAGTCCATTCAGGTTTGCACGGAAAAGTGGCCAGGGAGCGGCATGGACGGGACCATCTATAGTATCTCCATGCTCCTGCTCCAGTACTGCCTGCCGCTGGCCATCAACTCCTTTGCCTACATCCGCATCTGGAGTAAGCTGAAGAACCATGTGAGTCCGGCAGGGAGGAACAACCGCCACCAGCGCAAGAGGAAGACCACTAAGATGCTGGTGATCGTGGTGGTGGTGTTTGCAGTGAGCTGGCTGCCTCTCCACGCCTTCCAGCTGGCCATTGACATTGACAACAGTGTCTTGGAAATGAAAGACTTCAAGCTGCTATTTACCATGTTCCACATCGTGGCCATGTGCTCAACCTTCGTCAACCCCATCCTCTATGGGTGGATGAACAACAACTACCGGACTGCGTTTCTGTCTGTGTGCAAGTGCAGCCAACCTGTCAATTCTGGGTCGAGGAACACCATGAGCAGAAAGACACTGAGGGAAAAAGACTTGAGCGATACAGATTTCAAAGCGACAAAAGTCTGA